A region of Streptomyces sp. NBC_01750 DNA encodes the following proteins:
- the gnd gene encoding phosphogluconate dehydrogenase (NAD(+)-dependent, decarboxylating), with translation MTTDTPMQLGMIGLGRMGANLVRRLMRDGHRCVVYDLDREALQELEKEGATAATSLHDFVDKLEKPRNVWLMLPAGVVQPTLDQLAALLDPDDTVVDGGNSYYRDDIARAKQLAPRAIHYVDCGTSGGVWGLERGYCLMIGGEDDAVARLNPIFRTIAPGAGSVEPTPGRTRADGTAPEGYLHCGPSGAGHFVKMVHNGVEYGMMAAVAEGLSIIKHADAGLHRRAVDAETAPLREPEAYQYEIDVAEVAEVWRRGSVVSSWLVDLVADALARSPELDTFTGCVSDSGEGRWTVLAAVDESVPAPVIISALTQRYESRGLGEFTDKLLSAMRGEFGGHAEKAG, from the coding sequence ATGACCACTGACACACCCATGCAGCTCGGCATGATCGGGCTCGGCCGGATGGGCGCCAATCTCGTGCGCCGGCTGATGCGTGACGGCCACCGATGCGTCGTCTACGACCTCGACCGGGAGGCCCTGCAGGAGCTGGAGAAGGAGGGGGCGACGGCCGCCACCTCGCTCCATGACTTCGTCGACAAGCTGGAAAAACCCAGAAACGTCTGGCTGATGCTCCCTGCCGGGGTGGTACAGCCGACACTGGACCAGCTGGCCGCGCTGCTGGACCCCGATGACACCGTCGTCGACGGCGGCAACTCGTACTACCGGGACGACATCGCCCGCGCGAAGCAGCTCGCACCCCGCGCAATCCACTACGTCGACTGCGGGACCTCGGGCGGCGTCTGGGGCCTCGAAAGGGGCTACTGCCTGATGATCGGCGGCGAGGACGACGCGGTGGCACGGCTGAACCCGATCTTCCGCACCATCGCCCCCGGCGCCGGGAGCGTCGAGCCCACCCCGGGCAGGACCCGCGCCGACGGGACGGCGCCCGAGGGCTATCTGCACTGCGGCCCGAGCGGCGCGGGCCACTTCGTGAAGATGGTGCACAACGGAGTCGAGTACGGAATGATGGCCGCCGTCGCCGAGGGGCTCAGCATCATCAAGCACGCGGACGCGGGCCTGCACCGCAGGGCCGTCGACGCCGAGACCGCCCCGCTGCGCGAGCCGGAGGCCTACCAGTACGAGATCGACGTGGCCGAGGTCGCCGAGGTATGGCGCCGGGGCTCGGTCGTCAGTTCATGGCTGGTCGACCTGGTCGCCGACGCGCTGGCGCGCTCGCCCGAGCTCGACACGTTCACCGGCTGCGTCTCGGACTCGGGGGAGGGCCGCTGGACGGTCCTGGCGGCGGTCGACGAGAGCGTGCCCGCCCCGGTCATCATCTCTGCGCTGACGCAGCGGTACGAATCGCGCGGGCTGGGCGAGTTCACCGACAAGCTGCTGTCCGCGATGCGCGGCGAGTTCGGCGGTCACGCCGAGAAGGCGGGGTGA